One Herbaspirillum rubrisubalbicans genomic window carries:
- a CDS encoding sulfite reductase subunit alpha, translating into MSGEMQTRYLLAALVALSYLVLCVMTALKYRRAQQRQQAEWGNTTQAAEETVLVAFASQTGTAERLARQTAQSLRAGGMAVRVLPLGQLREADLLVARLALFVVSTTGEGDAPDHAAALAQRMGQNDGAALSALRFGVLALGDRSYQQYCAFGHALQAWLCRRHAQPLFDAIEVDNGDAGALRHWQHQLGVLNGHRDEADWSAPAYARWRLARRQLLNPGSQGGPVFHLHLTPLDLPAPHWQAGDIAEIGPHNSTQAVEAFLLAIGQSDAALRAALATRLLPQQADTLAQLRGLPASDVLARLKPLPHRAYSIASLPADGALELMVRLMRQPDGRAGLGSGWLGLHAQPGQEIALRVRSNGAFHGPTDDRPLILIGNGTGLAGLRAHLRQRVAAGQRRNWLVFGERSRQHDFFHRQELQAWQEQGYLLRLDLAFSRDQQQRLYVQDKLREAADELRRWVELGASVYVCGSLQGMAAGVAQALQDILGEACLNALAEQGRYRRDVY; encoded by the coding sequence ATGAGCGGCGAGATGCAGACCCGTTACCTGCTGGCGGCGCTGGTGGCGCTGAGCTACCTGGTGTTGTGCGTCATGACCGCACTCAAGTACCGCCGTGCACAGCAGCGCCAGCAAGCGGAGTGGGGGAATACCACGCAGGCAGCCGAGGAGACTGTACTGGTCGCTTTTGCCAGCCAGACCGGTACAGCCGAGCGACTGGCCCGGCAGACTGCGCAGAGTTTGCGCGCAGGTGGCATGGCGGTGCGCGTGCTGCCGTTGGGCCAGTTGCGCGAGGCCGATCTGCTGGTGGCGCGCCTGGCCCTGTTCGTGGTCAGCACCACCGGCGAGGGCGATGCGCCCGATCACGCGGCGGCCCTGGCGCAGCGCATGGGCCAGAACGATGGCGCGGCCCTGAGCGCGTTGCGCTTTGGCGTGCTGGCGCTGGGCGATCGCAGCTATCAGCAATACTGTGCCTTCGGTCATGCCTTGCAGGCCTGGCTGTGCCGGCGCCACGCCCAGCCCTTGTTCGATGCCATCGAAGTCGACAATGGCGACGCAGGGGCGCTGCGCCACTGGCAGCACCAACTGGGCGTGCTCAACGGCCACCGCGATGAGGCCGACTGGAGCGCGCCGGCCTATGCCCGCTGGCGTCTGGCCCGGCGCCAACTGCTCAATCCCGGCAGCCAGGGCGGCCCGGTGTTTCATCTGCATCTCACGCCACTGGATTTGCCGGCCCCCCACTGGCAGGCCGGTGATATCGCCGAGATCGGCCCGCACAATAGTACGCAGGCGGTCGAGGCCTTCCTGCTCGCCATCGGCCAGAGCGACGCTGCGCTGCGCGCCGCCCTGGCGACCCGCCTGCTGCCGCAGCAGGCCGATACCCTGGCGCAGTTGCGCGGCTTGCCGGCCAGTGATGTACTGGCGCGCTTGAAGCCGTTGCCGCATCGCGCCTATTCGATTGCCTCGCTGCCAGCCGATGGTGCGCTGGAATTGATGGTGCGCCTGATGCGCCAGCCTGATGGTCGCGCCGGGCTCGGCTCCGGTTGGCTGGGGTTGCACGCCCAGCCGGGCCAGGAGATCGCCCTGCGCGTGCGCAGCAATGGCGCCTTCCACGGCCCCACCGATGATCGCCCGCTGATCCTGATCGGCAATGGTACCGGCCTGGCCGGTTTGCGCGCCCATCTGCGCCAGCGGGTGGCGGCCGGGCAGCGGCGCAACTGGCTGGTCTTTGGCGAGCGTTCGCGCCAGCATGACTTCTTCCATCGCCAGGAGCTGCAAGCCTGGCAGGAGCAGGGCTACTTGCTGCGGCTGGACCTGGCATTCTCGCGCGACCAGCAACAGCGCCTCTACGTACAGGACAAGCTGCGCGAAGCCGCCGATGAACTGCGGCGCTGGGTGGAGCTGGGCGCCAGTGTCTATGTCTGCGGCAGCCTGCAAGGCATGGCGGCCGGGGTGGCCCAGGCCTTGCAGGACATCCTGGGCGAAGCCTGCCTGAATGCGCTGGCCGAGCAGGGGAGGTACCGGCGCGACGTGTATTGA
- a CDS encoding hemolysin family protein translates to MSIFTSLLLILLLVVVSAFLSCAEISIAASRKIRLEMMSKEGEANADRVLSLQAQPGNFFTVVQIGLNAVAILGGVVGEPALTPHMREIISTFYTGPLLENASFAMSFLVVTAFFILFADLMPKRLAMAAPERAAVVLVKPMLLLETLFKPLVWFFNSLSKWIFTLFGLPQVRQDVITPSEIHAMVDAGAQAGVLLTQEHHLIENVFELESRYVPSAMTPRDSIVYFLLTDSEETIRLKIIDHPHSRFLVCDGHIDAVLGYIDSKDVLKRLLKGEQFSLADKGLVHPPLSIPDSLNLWEVLERMKAMDEDLAIVVNEYALVVGIISITDVTGVLMGNLLAITEEEQQIVKRDANSWLMDGLTPLNDVMSELEIEEYPNPVGYETLSGFIMYMLRKIPKKTDFVLFSDFKFEVVDIEGNRINQLLVTRFKQDKSEKSEKSEQGSQSGKTE, encoded by the coding sequence ATGAGCATATTCACCAGTCTGCTGCTGATCCTGCTCCTGGTCGTGGTCAGCGCCTTTCTTTCCTGTGCCGAGATTTCCATCGCCGCTTCCCGCAAGATCCGGCTGGAGATGATGTCCAAGGAAGGGGAAGCCAACGCCGACCGGGTGCTGTCCCTGCAAGCCCAGCCTGGCAATTTCTTCACGGTGGTACAGATCGGACTGAACGCCGTGGCCATCCTCGGCGGCGTGGTGGGCGAGCCGGCCCTGACGCCGCATATGCGCGAGATCATCAGCACCTTCTACACCGGGCCGCTGCTGGAAAACGCCAGCTTCGCCATGTCCTTCCTGGTGGTGACGGCCTTCTTCATCCTCTTTGCCGACCTCATGCCCAAGCGCCTGGCCATGGCCGCGCCCGAGCGCGCTGCCGTGGTGCTGGTCAAGCCCATGCTGTTGCTGGAGACGCTCTTCAAGCCCCTGGTATGGTTCTTTAATAGTCTGTCCAAGTGGATCTTCACGCTGTTCGGCCTGCCCCAGGTGCGCCAGGACGTGATCACGCCCAGCGAGATCCACGCCATGGTCGATGCCGGCGCCCAGGCCGGGGTGCTGCTCACCCAGGAACATCACCTGATCGAAAACGTGTTCGAGCTGGAAAGCCGCTACGTGCCCTCGGCCATGACCCCGCGTGACAGCATCGTGTACTTCCTGCTCACCGATAGTGAAGAAACGATACGCCTGAAGATCATCGACCATCCGCATTCGCGCTTCCTGGTCTGCGATGGTCACATCGACGCGGTGCTGGGCTATATCGACAGCAAGGATGTTCTCAAACGCTTACTCAAGGGTGAACAATTCTCTCTGGCCGACAAGGGGCTGGTGCATCCGCCGTTGTCCATTCCTGACAGCCTGAACCTGTGGGAAGTGCTGGAGCGCATGAAGGCCATGGATGAAGACCTGGCCATCGTGGTCAATGAATATGCGCTGGTGGTGGGCATCATCAGCATCACCGATGTCACCGGCGTGTTGATGGGCAACCTGCTGGCCATCACCGAGGAAGAGCAACAGATCGTCAAGCGCGATGCCAATTCCTGGCTCATGGATGGCCTCACGCCCTTGAACGATGTGATGAGCGAGCTGGAGATCGAGGAGTATCCCAATCCGGTGGGTTACGAGACCCTCTCCGGTTTCATCATGTACATGCTGCGCAAGATTCCCAAGAAGACCGACTTCGTGCTGTTCTCGGACTTCAAGTTCGAGGTGGTGGATATCGAGGGCAATCGCATCAATCAGTTGCTGGTGACTCGATTCAAGCAGGACAAGTCGGAAAAATCCGAAAAATCCGAGCAGGGTAGTCAGTCTGGCAAAACGGAATGA
- a CDS encoding DUF1289 domain-containing protein, with translation MGKDVKSPCVSLCKLKHDICTGCGRTLEEIKDWKSMKRKQQLHTVELAARRMKALKK, from the coding sequence TTGGGAAAAGACGTCAAGAGCCCTTGTGTATCGCTGTGCAAGCTCAAGCACGACATCTGTACCGGCTGCGGCCGTACCCTGGAGGAAATCAAGGACTGGAAATCGATGAAGCGCAAGCAGCAGCTCCACACCGTGGAGCTGGCTGCAAGGCGCATGAAGGCATTGAAGAAGTAG
- a CDS encoding NINE protein: protein MNNDTHSKTLGYLLWIFGFLGAHRFYYGKPVTGTIWFFTLGLCGIGWIIDLFLIPSMDREADRRFVACEINYSVAWLLLTFLGVFGVHRMYIGKWISGIVYLFTGGFFLLGVLYDFWTLNAQVSERNHGARS from the coding sequence ATGAACAACGACACACACAGCAAAACCCTGGGCTATCTGCTCTGGATCTTCGGATTCCTGGGCGCGCACCGCTTCTATTACGGCAAGCCGGTCACTGGCACGATCTGGTTTTTCACGCTGGGCCTGTGCGGCATCGGCTGGATCATCGACCTGTTCCTGATCCCGTCCATGGACCGCGAGGCCGACCGCCGCTTCGTGGCCTGCGAGATCAATTATTCGGTGGCCTGGCTGCTGCTGACCTTCCTGGGCGTCTTCGGGGTGCACCGCATGTACATCGGCAAGTGGATCTCGGGCATCGTCTACCTGTTCACGGGCGGCTTCTTCCTGCTGGGCGTGCTCTACGATTTCTGGACGCTCAATGCCCAGGTGTCCGAACGCAACCACGGCGCCCGCAGCTGA
- a CDS encoding MFS transporter — MENMDATVLATSLPALARDLHQDPITLKLAMTAYVAALGVFIPISGWMADKLGARKVFSAAMIVFMTGSILCAAAGSLVTFVAARFLQGIGGAMMVPVGRVIIARSVDKSELVKAVSYLTLPALLGPVVGPLLGGFITTYYHWRLVFLLNIPFCFLGLYLAHRFIENFKEDAPAPLDVKGFVLTSVGASMIMLGLSLFGSPLVDGATPVAMCSIGAIALVMYYRHSTQIPYPLLDFRLLRIPTLHASVVGGSLFRIGLGAVPFLLPLALQEGLGMTAFQAGSITCASAFGSLFIRLLASRVLRRYGFRTVLMVNAVFAGIALAAYGIFSLHTPYLLIFAIVLMGGVFPALQFTCLNSIAYADIDNRDAGRVTSLASVIQQLSLGLGVTVAGIVLQLSNHLQGHTDIVEADFWPAFLVIGLFSVASVPISGKLPHNAGLELSRGK, encoded by the coding sequence ATGGAAAACATGGACGCCACCGTGCTGGCCACCTCGCTTCCCGCGCTTGCGCGTGACCTCCACCAGGACCCGATCACCCTCAAACTGGCCATGACCGCCTATGTTGCGGCGCTGGGCGTGTTCATCCCGATCTCGGGCTGGATGGCCGACAAGCTGGGCGCGCGCAAGGTCTTCAGTGCGGCCATGATCGTCTTCATGACCGGCTCCATTCTGTGCGCCGCTGCGGGTTCGCTGGTGACCTTCGTGGCCGCGCGCTTCCTGCAGGGCATTGGCGGCGCCATGATGGTGCCGGTGGGGCGGGTCATCATCGCGCGTTCGGTGGACAAGTCCGAGCTGGTCAAGGCGGTCAGCTACCTGACCCTGCCGGCGCTGCTGGGGCCGGTGGTGGGGCCGCTGCTGGGCGGCTTCATCACGACCTATTACCACTGGCGCCTGGTGTTCCTGCTCAATATCCCGTTCTGTTTCCTCGGCCTGTACCTGGCCCATCGCTTCATCGAGAATTTCAAGGAAGACGCTCCGGCGCCGCTGGATGTGAAGGGTTTTGTACTGACCTCGGTAGGCGCGTCCATGATCATGCTGGGCTTGTCGCTCTTCGGTAGCCCCTTGGTCGATGGCGCTACCCCGGTGGCCATGTGTTCCATTGGCGCCATCGCGCTGGTGATGTACTACCGCCACTCGACCCAGATCCCTTATCCGCTGCTGGACTTCCGGCTCTTGCGTATTCCCACCCTGCACGCCAGCGTGGTGGGCGGCTCGCTGTTTCGCATCGGCCTGGGCGCGGTACCCTTCCTGCTGCCGCTGGCGCTGCAAGAGGGCTTGGGCATGACCGCCTTCCAGGCCGGCAGCATCACCTGTGCCTCGGCCTTCGGCTCGCTCTTCATCCGCTTGCTGGCCAGCCGCGTGCTGCGTCGTTATGGTTTCCGCACCGTGCTGATGGTCAATGCCGTGTTTGCCGGCATCGCGCTGGCGGCCTATGGCATCTTCAGTCTGCATACGCCTTACCTGCTGATCTTCGCCATCGTCTTGATGGGGGGCGTGTTCCCGGCCTTGCAATTCACTTGCCTCAATTCGATTGCCTATGCCGACATCGACAACCGCGACGCCGGCCGTGTCACCAGCCTGGCCAGCGTGATCCAGCAACTCTCGCTGGGCCTGGGCGTGACGGTGGCCGGCATCGTGCTGCAATTGTCGAACCACCTGCAAGGCCATACCGATATCGTCGAAGCCGACTTCTGGCCGGCCTTCCTGGTCATCGGCCTGTTCTCGGTGGCCTCGGTGCCCATCAGCGGCAAGCTGCCGCACAACGCCGGGCTGGAGCTTTCACGCGGTAAATGA
- a CDS encoding DUF4197 domain-containing protein, giving the protein MSLPTVSTMRRILATSLLLACCGAFAFSLSDLSNQDATAGLKAALEKGASTAVANLGRPNGFLANDKVKIQLPGALEQAMPILRMTGMGGQVDGLVADMNHAAEAAVPLAKPLLVNAVKSMSVADAKNILSGGDTSVTDFFRQKTSGELAVKFLPIVKQITDKNGLSSRYNAVMGQVAKSGLVSAEQSTVEGYVTQRALDGLFLMIGEEEKAIRKDPVGSGSAIIGKVFGALR; this is encoded by the coding sequence ATGTCCCTTCCTACTGTTTCCACAATGCGCCGCATCCTGGCGACCAGCCTCTTGCTGGCCTGCTGCGGCGCTTTCGCTTTTTCCCTTTCTGATCTCAGCAACCAGGATGCCACCGCTGGCCTGAAAGCCGCGCTGGAGAAGGGCGCCAGTACGGCGGTGGCCAATCTGGGCCGGCCCAATGGCTTCCTTGCCAATGACAAGGTGAAGATCCAGTTGCCCGGCGCCTTGGAGCAGGCCATGCCGATCCTGCGCATGACCGGCATGGGCGGCCAGGTCGATGGCCTGGTGGCCGACATGAACCACGCCGCCGAGGCCGCCGTACCGCTGGCCAAGCCGTTGCTGGTCAATGCGGTCAAATCGATGTCGGTGGCCGATGCCAAGAACATCCTGAGCGGTGGCGATACCTCGGTCACCGATTTCTTCCGCCAGAAGACCTCGGGGGAACTGGCCGTCAAGTTCCTGCCCATCGTCAAGCAGATCACCGACAAGAACGGTCTTTCCAGCCGCTACAACGCCGTCATGGGCCAGGTTGCCAAGTCCGGGCTGGTCAGCGCCGAGCAGAGCACGGTGGAAGGCTATGTCACCCAGCGCGCCCTGGATGGCCTGTTCCTGATGATCGGCGAAGAAGAAAAAGCCATCCGCAAGGATCCCGTCGGGTCCGGTAGCGCCATCATTGGCAAGGTGTTCGGTGCACTGCGCTGA
- a CDS encoding ABC transporter permease codes for MTRVRHVFAGAFGFALVLAGLVWWIGPDVIQKYRGDLVYYTGKHLELVFSSMVLALATGIPAGIALSRPAAQGSAERFIQIFNIGNTIPSIAVLALALACFGIGNGPTILALWLASLLPIVRNTYEGLRNVPAAMKEAARGIGMKPHQILLRVELPNALPIIVGGVRTALAINVGTAPLSMLIGGESLGGLIFPGIYLNNHGQLLLGAAATALLALVLDALVTTLSGCYLARRGLRT; via the coding sequence ATGACACGTGTTCGTCACGTCTTCGCCGGCGCGTTCGGTTTTGCGCTGGTCCTTGCAGGCCTGGTCTGGTGGATAGGCCCGGATGTCATCCAGAAGTATCGCGGTGACCTGGTCTACTACACCGGCAAGCATCTGGAACTGGTCTTCAGTTCCATGGTGCTGGCCCTGGCCACCGGCATCCCCGCCGGCATTGCGCTGTCGCGTCCGGCAGCGCAGGGCAGTGCAGAAAGATTCATCCAGATCTTCAACATCGGCAATACCATCCCTTCCATCGCCGTGCTGGCGCTAGCGCTGGCCTGCTTCGGCATCGGCAATGGCCCCACCATCCTGGCGCTGTGGCTGGCCTCGCTGCTGCCCATCGTGCGCAATACCTACGAGGGTTTGAGGAACGTGCCGGCTGCCATGAAGGAAGCCGCCCGCGGCATCGGCATGAAGCCGCACCAGATCCTGTTGCGGGTGGAGTTGCCCAATGCGCTGCCCATCATCGTCGGTGGCGTGCGCACGGCGCTGGCGATCAATGTCGGTACCGCGCCGCTGTCGATGCTGATCGGCGGTGAGAGCCTGGGCGGCCTGATCTTCCCCGGCATCTACCTGAACAATCATGGCCAGCTATTGCTGGGTGCCGCCGCCACCGCCTTGCTGGCGCTGGTGCTGGATGCTCTGGTGACGACGCTCTCGGGCTGTTACCTGGCCCGCCGCGGCTTGCGCACCTGA
- a CDS encoding glycine betaine ABC transporter substrate-binding protein has product MTKKTITKYALCALALGLAIFGTARAQAQSLVIGGKNFTEQLLLSDMTAQYLRAKGYDTELKNGLGTTLMRSALESGQLDIVWDYTGTALIVYNHIEDKLDPDQIYQKVKDLDAPRGLTWLNQSELNNTYAFAMPRELAEKYHIRSLQDLANRINEDEKEGGKPHLMGVDYEFASRPDGLGPMQALYGFKLDRSEVKQMDPGLVYTALKNEQLFVGLTYASDGRIKGFDLQLLDDDKGYFAAYKATPVVRQEILEKNPKLAEQLNELAAKIDTATMTELNKRVDIDQEPVAKVAADFLKQAGLI; this is encoded by the coding sequence ATGACAAAGAAGACCATCACAAAATATGCCCTGTGCGCCCTGGCGCTGGGCCTGGCCATATTCGGCACGGCCCGCGCTCAGGCGCAGAGCCTGGTCATCGGCGGCAAGAACTTCACCGAGCAATTGCTGCTTTCGGACATGACCGCGCAATACCTGCGCGCCAAGGGCTATGACACCGAACTGAAGAACGGCCTTGGGACCACCCTGATGCGCTCGGCCCTGGAAAGCGGCCAGCTCGATATCGTCTGGGACTACACCGGCACCGCCCTGATCGTCTACAACCACATCGAAGACAAGCTCGATCCCGACCAGATCTACCAGAAGGTCAAGGATCTCGATGCCCCCCGCGGCCTGACCTGGCTCAACCAGTCCGAACTGAACAACACCTATGCCTTCGCCATGCCGCGCGAATTGGCCGAGAAATACCACATCCGTTCCCTGCAAGACCTGGCCAATCGCATCAACGAAGATGAGAAGGAGGGTGGCAAGCCGCACCTCATGGGCGTGGATTACGAGTTCGCCTCGCGCCCTGACGGTCTCGGTCCCATGCAGGCCTTGTATGGTTTCAAGCTGGACCGCAGCGAGGTCAAGCAGATGGATCCGGGCCTGGTCTACACGGCCCTGAAGAATGAGCAATTGTTCGTCGGCCTGACCTACGCCTCCGATGGGCGCATCAAGGGTTTTGATCTGCAATTGCTGGATGACGACAAGGGGTACTTTGCCGCCTACAAGGCCACCCCAGTGGTGCGCCAGGAGATCCTGGAGAAGAACCCCAAGCTGGCTGAACAATTGAACGAACTGGCGGCCAAGATCGATACGGCCACCATGACCGAGCTGAACAAGCGCGTCGATATTGATCAGGAACCGGTGGCCAAGGTGGCCGCCGATTTCCTCAAGCAAGCCGGCCTGATCTGA
- a CDS encoding ABC transporter permease produces MNIFQYLQSDWRNILELTLQHLELVGIAVSLAIVIGVPLGILIVRVRWLAGPLMGLATIVLTLPSIALFGLMIPVFSHFGAGIGPLPAITAVFLYSLLPIMRNTYLALENIEAGIKEAGIGIGMTFWQRLRMVDLPLAVPVILGGVRTAVVMNIGVMAIAAVIGAGGLGVLILHAISQSNMQKLVVGAVMISVLAIIADTLLQRLQKILTPKGVQK; encoded by the coding sequence ATGAACATCTTCCAATACCTGCAATCAGACTGGCGCAACATACTCGAGCTGACCCTGCAGCATCTTGAGCTGGTGGGCATCGCGGTCAGCCTGGCCATTGTCATCGGCGTCCCTCTGGGCATCCTGATCGTGCGCGTGCGCTGGTTGGCCGGTCCCTTGATGGGCTTGGCGACCATTGTGCTCACGCTGCCTTCCATCGCGCTGTTTGGCCTGATGATCCCGGTGTTCTCACACTTCGGCGCCGGCATCGGGCCCTTGCCGGCCATCACCGCCGTGTTCCTGTATTCGCTGTTGCCCATCATGCGCAACACCTACCTGGCGCTGGAGAATATCGAAGCCGGCATCAAGGAAGCCGGCATCGGTATCGGCATGACCTTCTGGCAGCGCCTGCGCATGGTGGACCTGCCGCTGGCGGTGCCCGTGATCCTGGGTGGCGTGCGCACGGCGGTGGTGATGAACATCGGTGTGATGGCCATTGCCGCCGTCATCGGCGCCGGTGGGCTGGGCGTGCTGATCCTGCACGCCATCAGCCAGAGCAACATGCAAAAACTCGTGGTGGGCGCGGTGATGATCAGCGTGCTGGCCATCATCGCGGACACCTTGCTGCAACGTCTGCAAAAAATCCTGACACCGAAAGGAGTACAAAAATGA
- a CDS encoding ABC transporter ATP-binding protein, giving the protein MIELDQLSKTYTQKDGTQVKAVDAVSLKVAEGEICVFLGPSGCGKTTTLKMINRLINPTSGRVLLNGQDTSGIDEVELRRHIGYVIQQIGLFPNMTIEENITIVPRLLGWDKKRCQERATELMAMVALDPKKFLKRYPRELSGGQQQRIGVIRALAADAPVLLMDEPFGAVDPINRESIQNEFFQMQRQLNKTVIMVSHDIDEAIKLGDKVAVFRAGKLVQFDNPDTLLARPKDDFVSAFVGQDHTLKRLLLVRAGEAATTPATAQPDVSCDQALALMDDQDARYLTIIDADNRALGYLTRRDVRGNSGVAEDKVRPFTMNAAPDENLRVVLSKMYKHSTSWMPVIANDGSYLGEVTQDSIASYLSSGKSRGMAMAA; this is encoded by the coding sequence ATGATCGAATTGGACCAACTGAGCAAGACCTACACCCAAAAGGATGGCACCCAGGTCAAGGCGGTGGATGCCGTGAGCCTGAAGGTGGCCGAAGGCGAGATCTGCGTCTTCCTCGGCCCTTCGGGATGCGGCAAGACCACCACCCTGAAGATGATCAATCGCTTGATCAACCCGACTTCCGGCCGCGTGCTCTTGAATGGCCAGGACACCTCCGGCATCGACGAAGTGGAACTGCGCCGCCACATCGGCTACGTGATCCAGCAGATCGGTCTGTTCCCCAACATGACCATCGAAGAGAACATCACCATCGTCCCGCGCCTGTTGGGCTGGGACAAGAAGCGCTGCCAGGAACGCGCCACCGAGTTGATGGCCATGGTGGCGCTGGACCCGAAGAAATTCCTGAAGCGCTATCCGCGCGAGTTGTCCGGCGGCCAGCAGCAGCGTATCGGCGTCATCCGCGCACTGGCAGCCGATGCGCCGGTGCTGCTGATGGACGAACCCTTTGGCGCGGTCGATCCGATCAATCGCGAATCGATCCAGAACGAGTTCTTCCAGATGCAGCGCCAGTTGAACAAGACTGTCATCATGGTCAGCCACGACATCGACGAAGCCATCAAGCTGGGCGACAAGGTGGCCGTGTTCCGCGCCGGCAAGCTGGTGCAGTTCGACAATCCCGATACCTTGCTGGCACGCCCCAAGGATGATTTCGTCAGCGCCTTCGTCGGCCAGGATCACACCTTGAAGCGCCTGCTGCTGGTGCGTGCCGGCGAGGCCGCCACCACCCCGGCCACGGCCCAGCCCGATGTCTCCTGCGACCAGGCCCTGGCGCTGATGGATGACCAGGATGCGCGCTATCTGACCATCATCGATGCCGACAATCGTGCGCTGGGCTATCTCACCCGCCGTGACGTGCGCGGCAATAGCGGCGTGGCCGAAGACAAGGTGCGGCCCTTCACCATGAACGCCGCACCGGACGAAAACCTGCGCGTGGTGCTCTCCAAGATGTACAAGCACAGCACCAGCTGGATGCCGGTCATCGCCAATGATGGCAGCTATCTGGGTGAAGTGACGCAAGATTCCATTGCCAGTTATCTGAGCTCTGGCAAGTCGCGCGGGATGGCGATGGCGGCTTGA
- a CDS encoding LysR family transcriptional regulator — translation MLNNVFDLDLRLIRVFLAVVDSHGVSAAQARLNVGQSTISTQLNTLEMRLGFRLCERGRAGFKLTAKGEKFADSARRMMDALTEFGMEARNLDKRLVGKLSIGLMGHTPAQHNARLAQVIRVFRQRDEAVRIELLVRTPGELEEMLLNGSIQIAIGYFWRHVSALQYAPLLQERQVAYCAPPHPLFEQPGEIEPEQAAQYAWAWRDYPVPPEHLPLQPRNIMAVTGNMEAMSLLILSGQHLGYLPEEMGRDYEARGQMRALNRERLSYEVGISVVTNRQSVKEPIVAAFLDDLQQMQ, via the coding sequence ATGCTCAACAATGTCTTCGATCTGGACCTGCGCCTGATCCGCGTCTTCCTGGCCGTGGTCGATTCACACGGGGTTTCGGCGGCGCAGGCCCGGCTCAATGTCGGTCAGTCCACCATCAGCACGCAACTGAACACGCTGGAAATGCGCCTGGGATTTCGTCTGTGCGAGCGCGGCCGGGCCGGTTTCAAATTGACCGCCAAGGGCGAGAAGTTCGCCGACTCTGCGCGGCGCATGATGGACGCCCTCACCGAATTCGGCATGGAAGCCCGCAACCTGGACAAGCGCCTGGTCGGCAAGCTCTCCATCGGTCTGATGGGCCATACGCCGGCGCAACACAATGCGCGGCTGGCGCAGGTGATCCGCGTCTTTCGCCAGCGCGATGAAGCGGTGCGCATCGAACTGCTGGTGCGCACGCCCGGCGAGCTGGAAGAGATGCTCCTGAACGGTAGCATCCAGATCGCCATCGGTTACTTCTGGCGCCATGTCAGCGCGCTGCAATACGCGCCGCTGCTGCAGGAACGCCAGGTGGCCTATTGCGCCCCACCCCATCCACTGTTCGAGCAGCCCGGCGAGATCGAACCGGAACAGGCCGCGCAATATGCCTGGGCCTGGCGCGACTATCCGGTGCCGCCGGAACACCTGCCCCTGCAACCGCGCAACATCATGGCCGTGACCGGCAATATGGAAGCGATGTCCCTGCTCATCCTCTCGGGCCAGCATCTGGGCTACCTGCCCGAAGAGATGGGCCGCGACTACGAGGCGCGCGGGCAGATGCGGGCGTTGAACCGGGAGCGGCTATCCTACGAGGTTGGCATCAGCGTGGTGACCAACCGTCAGAGCGTCAAGGAACCTATCGTGGCGGCCTTCCTCGACGACCTCCAGCAGATGCAATGA